The window GCTTGATAAGCTCCCTCACCAAAACCAAACTCCAAATTGGCCAGCGCTCGTTCCATCCGCCTTGCTTGTTTATCGGTAAAGACAAACTCACCGGACGAATCCATTAAGTTAACAAAGTCTGCTGCATTATCTGACAGCATATCCGAGATAAAATCATCCCCAAATGTTGACAGTAATGTTTCAGCTCGAACAGGGCCTATTGTTGGTATCTGGCACATCGATTTTTTTACTCTATCCCGAAACGTCGTTTTCGTCGCTCGAGTCGGTCTCATTAATGTCCACAGCGGTTTATGACAACCTGGACACTTGATTCGACGCTCCATCGCATTAAACCGATCCGCTGAATAAGGTTCACCTTCATCATCTCGGTAAACGTGAAAACAATCCGCACAACTCACCGCATGGATTGTGGTGTACCTGGTAATGACGTCACCTTTATCGTTATGGGCATTGTGCTTTTGATACACCTTTTTAAGCACAAAGGCATTACGCCAGTGATAACCCATCCGCATTCTAACGCGTCCCAGAATAAAATATTCAGGCCCACTTGGCTCGATATGATCACCCAGCTCATCACGCAGCAGTAATAACTTCATTAAGGTATCTGCGCCATTAAGTACCCACACTTTAGCATTTGGTACGGTTTGTAAAATCTCCCGACGCCATTTATAAACCAAATGAGGGGGAGAAATAATTAAATGACGACGATAGTTTTCCTCATGAAACATCACATAAGATGCAGCAATCGCCATCATTGTTTTTCCTGTGCCCATCTCGGCATTAATAATACCCGCCGGTTCATTATTGTCTAAAAGCAATGTCGTGATTGCTTGGACAACATGTGCTTGCGCTGAAAACGGTTTTCTCATCAATGAGTCCATGATTTGCTGCCGGTTAACAGATGCCTTTTCCACCTGGTACACTGGTGGATTTGACGCATTTAAACTGGCTAACAGTGAATCTTTAAACTCTGCAATGAAATCCGTTAACGCAATGGTTTTAGGTGCATTATTTAGTGTATTAATAGTCGCTTGTTCCATTTTTAATCCTCAATATGTTAAGTCAATATATAAAAAGGGAAACAAGCCCATAAGGGCGTCTCCCCTTATGGGTTTATCATCAGAATTAATAACTCAATCTACTTAGTATTCACTTGGCAACATCAATGTAGTAATAAAGCCTTGTTCGATGCCATGCCATTCAGTCATAATCCATAGTTTAACGTCATCGTTAATACGATAACTGGCAAAAAGACGGTCATTCTTTTGCCCTTGTTTAACCGCCCGGTCATTGAGTTTTTTATCACTATTATCCATATCACCCCAATCACCCTTTTTATAACGGGTAAATGCGTCATATATAGCACATGCAATCGTGAAATCCTCGTCACATAACGCCTTAATCGTTCTAGTGCAAACTGTTTGCCCTACTTTAACGAGGTCATCATCGTTATCTAGCGGTTGATGTTCATGATTATCATGGTTAACGTGATAATTTTCATCATCAATAGTCGATGCCGAATCCGGCGCGTGAGCCTCATCATCGAGTTTCGTTTCATTAACCTGGCTTGAAATCACCAGTAATGATCCAAACGTCGTTGAATGTGGCGTAAAATCCCACGCTTTAATCGACGGGATAAATTTGTCGGTTAATGTCGTTATCATTTCCACATTCTCACCATTTTCGTCTGATTTTGTTTCCGTGGTTTTCGTTTGTACTTTGTAAGTATCCCCTTTAATCACATAGGTTTTACCTGTTTGTGAGTTCACCACGCCGGCAATTTCACCTGCTGCAAGTGCAAGTGATAAATGCCAATCTGACATTTGACACAGAGGTCTGCGCTGGCTTTTATGCAAACTTTGGGTAAACGCCTGTTTATCTGTCCAAAGCCCCAGAACGTGATTAAGGCTTTCTTCAAACTCCCCTTGAGTAAAGGGCAGCTTGTAAAATGCTTTAATCTCAGGTTCATTCGGCTCGGGTACACTATACCGTCGCTCACAAATCCCCTCGCCCACCTCTTTTGGCATAAACTCACCGTCAAAAATGGTTTTAAATAACGCCTTGACGTGATTTTTTTGTTCAAGCGTAATCTCTGCTTGACGTACCTTTTTACCCATAATAACAATTTGTTTAAATTGTTTATCACTGGCACTAAAGACCGTGATATCCGTAAACTGACTACTGAGCCAATTGGATACCATCTCATCTAGCTGCGTAAAGGGAATAATAAAAACTAAAATGCCATCGTATTGCAGTAAAGGAACCGTAAATCGATAGAAGATTTTCTCCAGTCGCTTATAGTCCTTTTGATAGTTTACGATAGCGCCCGTATTTTCCCGGGTTAAATCGCCATAAGGCGGATTTAAAAAGAGTAACCCAAAGGACTGCGGTGATATCACCGTGTCAAATAAATCACTACGTAAAACCCGGTCACATCGCTTTTTGGCAATATCAGCCCGCGCTTCGTTAAATTCAACACCAAACAGTGAAGCTTGTGTACTGATAGAATACGCCAGGTAACTCGCAGCGCGTCCTTCTCCGACACAAGGGTCAAGGACCCTGATTGGTTTGTCGTCTCGCTTTAAACATTGAACAATGCCTTTAATCGTTGCATCATCCGTTGGGTAATAGCCATTTTTTGCTAAGTTATGCGCTACGCGCGGTGAAACCAATGCCATAAGCACCTCGTTAATGTTAAAAGTAAAATGAAATAAAGAATTTATGTCATGAATTGAATAAGACTGACTAAAGCGTCAATACGCTTTTTTGAATTAAAAGACTGATATGCTCAGCAAGTAGATGTTCATTGATACACATTGTCATCGATTTCAGTTGACGGCATAACACCGTATTGTCTTGAATCATGTCATGCTCTTTAGCAATCGTTACCACCGACTTTTTCCAATGGTCAAGTAACGGTATTGATGTCAAATGTTTGATGCTTTCAAAGAGGCAATCATCAATAACGCCCTGAGACGTCTCACTGTCAAACATTAAAATCGTACTTTGCGAAGTTCGGCAAGGCGTTTTCGTTCGACTATCGAATATCCAGGCGTGATTGAGCGTGCCAAATAGTGGATGTTGGAATTTTTGTGTGCGCTTGTCGTACTCCCTATCTTTAGTCAGTTTTGCATGGGTTAGTAGATTTAAATGATTGAGTAATCGAATTTCTGCTAACCCCATGTTACTTGAACTGCCGATAGTGATTTTACCTAAAAGCTCCTGCATGGCGGTATCTCTTCCCCAAACGGATAAGAAAATCAGATTGTCATCTGAGTCAACCACGCAGCCATCACACATTAAATCCGGAATATCTTTTAATATTAACGTTGATATTGTCTTCATAGAATTTCCCCTAATGATAAATTAAAGAGAAATTCAATTCGCTAGGCGTTGAATTTCTCCTAGCAAGTTAAGTTAAACCTGACGTTAAAACTGTTCAGGTAATGATGTTTTACGCTTTTGCAAATGAGAACAGGTCTGTTTTGTCCAAATTTGCGTTTTATAATCAAACTGGTAATTTAACGCCTTAAGCCTGGAACTTTGCTCTCTTAATTTCAATCTATCTTCCGTTGAATCAAGACGAACTTCATCCCCTAATGGCCAAAGTACACCAAATAAAGCACCATCATTGCAATCACTAGCGCTTGATGTCACTGTGCGTTCTATCAGTTTAGTTTTATTGTCAGACGGTAATAAATTATCACTCGGCTTACTGATAACAGCATTTTGCAAAGTAGCCTTATGATGTCCGTCATTAAACCCGGTTGATAGCTCTTCATCGCTAGCCGGGTCATGTTCAGGTATTGCGGTTAATGATTTTTCTTCATCGGTTAATACCGCATTATCATTGAGCACCATATCATTAAGCCTTGCTTGAATCTCATAAACGGCTCTGTTTTGATAGAGATACGAATAAGGCTTAATTTCCATAATAATAAACGTACCCTCATATTTACCTTCTTCGTATTGCTCAATGCGTTTATCTTTAATGGTAAAATCGCCAATACTGGTCACCAGCTTAGCTTTATTAAATGTGCCGTATTTACCCTGTTTTTGGGAAATAACAAGCGTACCAGGGAGTGAAATCATAATAATGACCTTGTATGATATAAATAGAGCTAATTAGTTCAAACGAAAATAATTAGCTCCAGTGGTTAATGGATAACAGCATTGTGTTTCTTCTGCTGTGTGTGATAGTGTCTTACTTTTTCTCGCCATTCATGATTCATTTCATATCTAGCAAGTAAAAGAAATTCCAGTGGACAATCAAAATAATTGGGAAAGGCAAACTCACTCTGATGAGCGTAACACCATTCACCGTTTTTATTTTCAATCGTGGTACATTTGATATAGTAATGCTTACCGGCTTGTAGCAAATCCCGATAATCTTTTAAAACATTAAATAACATGACGGACCATAATACAGTTACACCACCGTGCTTACTGACATGATATATTAAGGTTTTCTCTTCATAATATTCACTCAGTTCAGTCTGTTTGATTAAACCATCAATTAGCTCAGATTTGGTATGAACACGAGAAACCATCCATTTCATTTTTTTCATCATAACCTCTTAACAATTAGAAAATTAAAGGAGGTCATCATCCGAAAGGCATGAATAACCGCCTTTCGGGGAAATAAAATTAAAAAAAATTACATA is drawn from Orbaceae bacterium BiB and contains these coding sequences:
- a CDS encoding DUF6094 domain-containing protein — its product is MHDINSLFHFTFNINEVLMALVSPRVAHNLAKNGYYPTDDATIKGIVQCLKRDDKPIRVLDPCVGEGRAASYLAYSISTQASLFGVEFNEARADIAKKRCDRVLRSDLFDTVISPQSFGLLFLNPPYGDLTRENTGAIVNYQKDYKRLEKIFYRFTVPLLQYDGILVFIIPFTQLDEMVSNWLSSQFTDITVFSASDKQFKQIVIMGKKVRQAEITLEQKNHVKALFKTIFDGEFMPKEVGEGICERRYSVPEPNEPEIKAFYKLPFTQGEFEESLNHVLGLWTDKQAFTQSLHKSQRRPLCQMSDWHLSLALAAGEIAGVVNSQTGKTYVIKGDTYKVQTKTTETKSDENGENVEMITTLTDKFIPSIKAWDFTPHSTTFGSLLVISSQVNETKLDDEAHAPDSASTIDDENYHVNHDNHEHQPLDNDDDLVKVGQTVCTRTIKALCDEDFTIACAIYDAFTRYKKGDWGDMDNSDKKLNDRAVKQGQKNDRLFASYRINDDVKLWIMTEWHGIEQGFITTLMLPSEY
- a CDS encoding DUF3275 family protein codes for the protein MISLPGTLVISQKQGKYGTFNKAKLVTSIGDFTIKDKRIEQYEEGKYEGTFIIMEIKPYSYLYQNRAVYEIQARLNDMVLNDNAVLTDEEKSLTAIPEHDPASDEELSTGFNDGHHKATLQNAVISKPSDNLLPSDNKTKLIERTVTSSASDCNDGALFGVLWPLGDEVRLDSTEDRLKLREQSSRLKALNYQFDYKTQIWTKQTCSHLQKRKTSLPEQF